A genome region from Cydia pomonella isolate Wapato2018A unplaced genomic scaffold, ilCydPomo1 PGA_scaffold_175, whole genome shotgun sequence includes the following:
- the LOC133533531 gene encoding uncharacterized protein LOC133533531: MPKRKSDEDDYDYLEKQLRKLKRRIKSRRNRRRDSSLSSCSDGVSLHDPRECESIANVDNDVIEPEPGCSYWNDYWPVPDPSDGVDDFEHPAPAAAKSPPPVAAAVPVLTTTAATLPSAVVVTGQSLAPASVPALTAGAIPPLVDAAALLEAQQLAQAAVETPNATIDPDLLAILGEDPTVIKEYGDDIQSDLAIRLNHLATSGLTKESRAEIKDKYLIPGNCKMIKAPILNPEIRASLIESQAKRDKGIENKQVLNSCALSSLSKAITLLITSDSKNQEVLRLLMDTARILSDIQHSDSMLRRFFILSTVKKELKDQLEKTKIEDLLFGSNLVETLKSAKTISKTGADMRSSGPTNTKDAEPKQTKMINKALNGRGPPANRRPHASGGTRNWRSANPAATSRQTTTRHRSHSRTSPRHQYTRHRR, from the exons ATGCCGAAACGAAAAAGTGATGAAGATGATTACGATTATCTTGAAAAACAGTTACGAAAATTAAAACGTAGAATTAAAAGTAGGCGTAACCGCCGTCGTGATAGTTCTTTGTCTTCGTGTAGTGATGGTGTTTCGCTTCATGACCCGCGGG AATGCGAATCAATCGCCAACGTTGACAATGACGTCATCGAACCCGAACCGGGGTGTTCCTATTGGAACGATTACTGGCCGGTACCGGACCCAAGCGACGGCGTCGATGATTTCGAACACCCCGCGCCTGCCGCGGCCAAGTCGCCGCCTCCCGTTGCCGCCGCCGTACCTGTACTTACTACCACCGCCGCAACCTTGCCGTCCGCTGTCGTAGTTACCGGGCAGTCGCTTGCCCCTGCTTCAGTGCCGGCGCTCACCGCTGGCGCTATACCTCCACTTGTTGATGCTGCCGCGCTTTTAGAGGCACAGCAGCTGGCACAAGCAGCAGTTGAAACACCAAATGCGACTATTGACCCGGATTTGTTAGCAATACTAGGCGAAGACCCAACTGTCATAAAAGAATACGGTGACGATATACAGAGTGACCTGGCAATCAGATTAAATCATTTGGCCACTTCAGGTCTTACTAAAGAGAGCCGCGCAGagattaaagataaatatctgATCCCCGGAAATTGTAAAATGATTAAGGCTCCAATTCTTAATCCAGAGATACGAGCATCCTTGATTGAAAGCCAGGCCAAACGTGACAAAGGTATAGAAAATAAGCAGGTTTTAAACTCCTGCGCTTTGTCGTCTCTCAGTAAAGCTATCACACTCCTTATTACATCTGACAGCAAAAACCAGGAAGTCCTTAGATTATTAATGGATACAGCGCGAATCTTAAGTGACATACAACATAGTGATTCAATGTTACgcagattttttattctgtcaaCGGTGAAAAAAGAGCTGAAAGATCAACTAGAGAAGACGAAAATTGAAGATTTACTTTTCGGCAGCAATTTGGTGGAAACCTTGAAGTCAGCAAAAACTATTAGTAAAACCGGGGCAGATATGAGGTCCTCTGGACCTACAAATACTAAGGATGCGGAGcctaaacaaacaaaaatgatAAACAAGGCTTTAAACGGACGAGGCCCCCCTGCAAATCGCAGACCGCATGCATCGGGGGGGACTCGGAACTGGCGATCGGCGAATCCAGCTGCGACTTCGAGGCAAACGACGACGAGGCACCGCAGCCACTCGAGGACATCGCCGCGTCATCAATATACACGTCACAGACGTTAG